A region from the Mustela erminea isolate mMusErm1 chromosome 10, mMusErm1.Pri, whole genome shotgun sequence genome encodes:
- the LOC116567980 gene encoding histone H2B type 2-F isoform X1 gives MPDPAKSAPAPKKGSKKAVTKVQKKDGKKRKRSRKESYSVYVYKVLKQVHPDTGISSKAMGIMNSFVNDIFERIAGEASRLAHYNKRSTITSREIQTAVRLLLPGELAKHAVSEGTKAVTKYTSSNSSLSGIFLPFRKKWSSKSQPDSRADSPEIKIIS, from the exons ATGCCTGATCCAGCAAAGTCGGCTCCTGCTCCCAAGAAAGGCTCTAAGAAAGCTGTTACCAAAGTGCAGAAGAAGGACGGCAAGAAGCGCAAGCGCAGCCGTAAGGAGAGCTATTCCGTTTACGTGTATAAAGTGCTGAAGCAGGTGCACCCGGACACCGGCATCTCGTCCAAGGCCATGGGCATCATGAACTCCTTCGTCAACGACATCTTCGAGCGCATCGCCGGCGAGGCCTCCCGCTTGGCGCATTACAACAAGCGCTCCACCATCACGTCGCGGGAGATCCAGACGGCCGTGCGTTTGCTGCTGCCCGGCGAGTTGGCCAAGCACGCCGTGTCCGAGGGCACCAAGGCGGTCACCAAGTACACCAGCTCGAA TTCTTCTCTTTCAGGCATTTTCCTGCCCTTTCGGAAGAAATGGTCTTCAAAGTCACAGCCAGACTCCAGAGCTGATTCCCCAGAGATCAAAATTATCTCCTGA
- the LOC116567980 gene encoding histone H2B type 2-F isoform X2, whose protein sequence is MPDPAKSAPAPKKGSKKAVTKVQKKDGKKRKRSRKESYSVYVYKVLKQVHPDTGISSKAMGIMNSFVNDIFERIAGEASRLAHYNKRSTITSREIQTAVRLLLPGELAKHAVSEGTKAVTKYTSSKHFPALSEEMVFKVTARLQS, encoded by the exons ATGCCTGATCCAGCAAAGTCGGCTCCTGCTCCCAAGAAAGGCTCTAAGAAAGCTGTTACCAAAGTGCAGAAGAAGGACGGCAAGAAGCGCAAGCGCAGCCGTAAGGAGAGCTATTCCGTTTACGTGTATAAAGTGCTGAAGCAGGTGCACCCGGACACCGGCATCTCGTCCAAGGCCATGGGCATCATGAACTCCTTCGTCAACGACATCTTCGAGCGCATCGCCGGCGAGGCCTCCCGCTTGGCGCATTACAACAAGCGCTCCACCATCACGTCGCGGGAGATCCAGACGGCCGTGCGTTTGCTGCTGCCCGGCGAGTTGGCCAAGCACGCCGTGTCCGAGGGCACCAAGGCGGTCACCAAGTACACCAGCTCGAA GCATTTTCCTGCCCTTTCGGAAGAAATGGTCTTCAAAGTCACAGCCAGACTCCAGAGCTGA
- the LOC116567321 gene encoding uncharacterized protein LOC116567321 — MARTKQTARKSTGGKAPRKQLATKAARKSAPATGGVKKPHRYRPGTVALREIRRYQKSTELLIRKLPFQRLVREIAQDFKTDLRFQSSAVMALQEASEAYLVGLFEDTNLCAIHAKRVTIMPKDIQLARRIRGERDKSYLLSLRRNWGRRDRLERDCGDCVPDDVLQEHLQHTPSLLVDEAGDPLDASTPGKAPNRRFATAARKHDFWKENIMARTKQTARKSTGGKAPRKQLATKAARKSAPATGGVKKPHRYRPGTVALREIRRYQKSTELLIRKLPFQRLVREIAQDFKTDLRFQSSAVMALQEASEAYLVGLFEDTNLCAIHAKRVTIMPKDIQLARRIRGERA, encoded by the exons ATGGCTCGCACGAAGCAGACGGCCCGCAAGTCGACCGGTGGCAAGGCCCCGCGCAAGCAGCTGGCCACCAAGGCGGCCCGCAAGAGCGCGCCGGCCACGGGCGGCGTGAAGAAGCCGCACCGCTACCGGCCGGGCACCGTGGCCCTGCGGGAGATCCGGCGCTACCAGAAGTCCACCGAGCTGCTGATCCGCAAGCTGCCGTTCCAGCGGCTGGTCCGCGAGATCGCGCAGGACTTCAAGACGGACCTGCGCTTCCAGAGCTCGGCGGTCATGGCGCTGCAGGAGGCGAGCGAGGCCTACCTGGTGGGGCTGTTCGAGGACACGAACCTGTGCGCCATCCACGCCAAGCGCGTCACCATCATGCCCAAGGACATCCAGCTGGCGCGCCGCATCCGCGGGGAGCGG GATAAGTCCTATCTTCTATCTCTAAGACGTAATTGGGGTCGCAGGGACAGGCTGGAACGTGACTGCG GTGACTGCGTCCCAGATGACGTTCTCCAAGAACACCTTCAGCACACCCCGAGTCTCCTCGTAGATGAGGCCGGAGATCCGCTTGACGCCTCCACGCCGGGCAAGGCGCCGAATCGCCGGTTTG CGACTGCAGCTCGCAAACACGACTTTTGGAAAG aaaacatcATGGCTCGCACGAAGCAGACCGCCCGCAAGTCGACCGGCGGCAAGGCCCCGCGCAAGCAGCTGGCCACCAAGGCGGCCCGCAAGAGCGCGCCGGCCACGGGCGGCGTGAAGAAGCCGCACCGCTACCGGCCGGGCACCGTGGCCTTGCGGGAGATCCGGCGCTACCAGAAGTCCACCGAACTGCTGATCCGCAAGCTACCGTTCCAGCGGCTGGTGCGCGAGATCGCGCAGGACTTCAAGACGGACCTGCGCTTCCAGAGCTCGGCGGTCATGGCGCTGCAGGAGGCGAGCGAGGCCTACCTGGTGGGGCTGTTCGAGGACACGAACCTGTGCGCCATCCACGCCAAGCGCGTCACCATCATGCCCAAGGACATCCAGCTGGCGCGCCGCATCCGCGGGGAGCGGGCTTGA
- the LOC116567984 gene encoding histone H2A type 2-A: MSGRGKQGGKARAKAKSRSSRAGLQFPVGRVHRLLRKGNYAERVGAGAPVYMAAVLEYLTAEILELAGNAARDNKKTRIIPRHLQLAIRNDEELNKLLGKVTIAQGGVLPNIQAVLLPKKTESHHKAKGK; the protein is encoded by the coding sequence ATGTCTGGCCGTGGCAAGCAAGGAGGCAAGGCCCGCGCCAAGGCCAAGTCGCGGTCGTCTCGCGCCGGCCTGCAGTTCCCGGTGGGCCGAGTGCACCGGCTGCTGCGCAAGGGCAACTACGCCGAGCGGGTGGGGGCCGGCGCGCCGGTGTACATGGCGGCGGTGCTGGAGTACCTGACGGCGGAGATCCTGGAGCTGGCGGGGAACGCGGCCCGAGACAACAAGAAGACGCGCATCATCCCGCGCCACCTCCAGCTGGCCATCCGCAACGACGAGGAGCTCAACAAGCTGTTGGGCAAAGTCACCATCGCCCAGGGCGGCGTCCTGCCCAACATCCAGGCCGTGTTGCTCCCCAAGAAGACGGAGAGCCATCACAAGGCAAAGGGCAAGTGA